One Agrococcus jenensis genomic region harbors:
- a CDS encoding LysE/ArgO family amino acid transporter, producing the protein MDQGLIALLSGLGLCLGLIISIGAQNAVVLRQGLRREHVGIVVLVCVVSDAILQVIGVAGVATLVTSHPWLETVARWAGAVFIVGFAIVSARRAWRGGGSLEAAPEAEADGVPGGGAPVATRTRTRSSRLAVLGTILAVTWLNPHALVETTVVMGSVAATHGDARWWFMVGGITASTLWFVGFGYGARYLAPLLRTERAWRILDGAIAAVMLVIAVTLVLG; encoded by the coding sequence CGGGGCTCGGCCTCTGCCTCGGGCTGATCATCTCGATCGGCGCGCAGAACGCCGTGGTGCTGCGGCAGGGCCTCCGCCGCGAGCACGTCGGGATCGTCGTGCTCGTGTGCGTCGTGAGCGACGCCATCCTGCAGGTGATCGGCGTCGCCGGCGTCGCGACGCTCGTGACGAGCCACCCGTGGCTCGAGACCGTCGCCCGCTGGGCCGGTGCCGTCTTCATCGTGGGCTTCGCGATCGTGAGCGCCCGGCGCGCGTGGCGCGGCGGCGGCTCGCTCGAGGCGGCGCCCGAGGCGGAGGCCGACGGCGTGCCCGGCGGCGGCGCCCCCGTGGCGACCCGCACCCGCACCCGCAGCAGCCGGCTCGCCGTGCTCGGCACGATCCTCGCGGTCACCTGGCTCAACCCGCACGCGCTCGTCGAGACGACCGTCGTGATGGGCTCGGTCGCCGCGACGCACGGCGACGCGCGCTGGTGGTTCATGGTGGGCGGCATCACGGCGAGCACGCTGTGGTTCGTCGGCTTCGGCTACGGCGCCCGCTACCTCGCGCCGCTGCTGCGCACGGAGCGGGCCTGGCGCATCCTCGACGGTGCCATCGCGGCGGTCATGCTCGTGATCGCGGTCACGCTCGTCCTGGGCTGA